In Apium graveolens cultivar Ventura chromosome 10, ASM990537v1, whole genome shotgun sequence, the following are encoded in one genomic region:
- the LOC141690852 gene encoding putative mitochondrial protein AtMg00860 has protein sequence MEVYVDDMLVKILAKVDHVNHLRVAFEVLRHHKMMLNPAKCAFGVISRKFLGHMVSKKGIKANPDKIKSIFELDPPCSTKDVQKLTGRIEALGRFISKSGDTCLPFFKTLKKVKNFEWTAESQKAFEQLKKYMTEACYWPNLVRRTPFIYTSRYLNKL, from the coding sequence atggaggtctatgttgacgacatgttagtcaaaatccTAGCCAAGGTCGATCATGTTAATCACCTCCGAGTGGCATTCGAAGTGCTtaggcaccacaagatgatgttaaaccctgCCAAGTGTGCTTTTGGTGTCATTTCTAGAAAATTTTTGGGTCACATGGTCTCGAAGAAGGGAATCAAGGCCAACCCTGATAAGATTAAATCCATCTTTGAATTGGATCCACCATGCTCCACCAAGGACGTTCAGAAGCTGACAGGAAGAATTGAAGCCCTAGGGAGATTTATCTCCAAGTCCGGAGACACATGTCTGCCCTTTTTCAAAACCCtgaagaaggtaaagaattttgaATGGACAGCTGAGAGCCAAAAGGCCTTTGAACAGCTGAAGAAGTACATGACTGAGGCCTGTTACTGGCCAAACCTAGTTAGGAGGACACCCTTTATTTATACCTCGCGGTATCTGAACAAGCTGTGA